A region of Allocoleopsis franciscana PCC 7113 DNA encodes the following proteins:
- a CDS encoding Uma2 family endonuclease, which yields MVQQLPTDTAPAIIYPDSDGQPMADNTKQFRWIVVIKENLELLFAANPEVFVAGDLLWYPVEGDNKLRQAPDAMVVFGRPKGDRGSYKQWEEDHIPPQVVFEILSPGNRLKAMAQKFQFYKRYGVEEYYVYDPDSVELIGWLRSGEELEVIEEMNGWVSPRLEIRFQLTSDNLEIFGPSGERFLSFVELAQQREQERQRAEQEYQRAEQERQRADEALTQLEQERQRYQALEALLRERGIDPNQL from the coding sequence ATGGTACAACAATTGCCAACTGATACCGCACCAGCCATCATCTACCCTGATAGCGACGGTCAACCAATGGCAGATAACACAAAACAATTTCGCTGGATTGTCGTTATTAAGGAAAATTTAGAACTGTTATTCGCCGCTAACCCTGAAGTATTTGTCGCAGGTGATTTACTTTGGTATCCCGTAGAAGGAGATAACAAGCTTCGCCAAGCACCGGATGCAATGGTTGTCTTTGGTAGACCAAAAGGAGACAGGGGTTCCTACAAGCAATGGGAAGAAGATCATATTCCGCCACAAGTAGTATTTGAAATCTTATCCCCCGGCAATCGCCTCAAAGCAATGGCTCAGAAATTCCAATTCTACAAACGCTATGGCGTAGAAGAATACTATGTTTACGACCCAGATAGCGTGGAGTTAATAGGCTGGCTGCGTTCTGGAGAGGAATTAGAGGTAATTGAGGAAATGAACGGTTGGGTGAGTCCCCGTCTGGAGATAAGGTTTCAGCTAACATCTGACAACCTAGAAATTTTTGGACCCTCAGGAGAACGCTTCCTGTCCTTTGTTGAACTAGCTCAACAGAGGGAACAGGAACGCCAACGCGCTGAACAAGAATACCAACGTGCCGAACAGGAACGCCAACGAGCAGATGAAGCGCTGACTCAGTTGGAACAGGAAAGACAGCGCTATCAAGCCTTAGAGGCGCTCCTGCGAGAACGCGGGATTGACCCAAATCAGTTGTGA
- a CDS encoding Uma2 family endonuclease — MYQTDPPLDPKKVLPTMYDLPSEDPEEPGLPDEYHLLQPQLLGYTFCPANYPEGEIFVASDLNLYYNVRHPLWYKRPDWFAVLGVSRLYEQRELRLSYVVWQEGVNPFVVVELLSPGTEKEDLGQALREVNQPPTKWEVYERILRVPFYIVFDRYSDQLRAFQLVGSSYSELELSEPRVWMNDIQLGLGLWQGVYQGIDRVWLRWYDAAGNWILTPEERERQRAEQESQQLERERRRVERLTEQLRSLGVEPDLDDEV, encoded by the coding sequence ATGTATCAAACCGACCCTCCTCTTGACCCGAAAAAAGTTTTGCCCACAATGTACGATCTTCCTAGCGAAGACCCAGAGGAACCCGGTTTGCCTGACGAATACCATCTACTACAGCCCCAACTGCTGGGATACACCTTCTGTCCTGCAAACTATCCAGAAGGCGAAATCTTTGTTGCCAGCGATTTAAATCTTTACTACAACGTTCGCCATCCTCTTTGGTATAAACGCCCCGACTGGTTTGCAGTTTTAGGCGTATCTAGGTTGTATGAGCAACGGGAACTACGCTTAAGCTATGTGGTTTGGCAAGAAGGGGTTAATCCTTTCGTCGTCGTCGAACTGCTATCACCGGGAACTGAAAAAGAAGATTTAGGACAAGCTTTGCGGGAAGTTAATCAACCCCCGACGAAATGGGAAGTTTACGAGCGCATTTTGCGGGTTCCCTTTTACATTGTGTTTGACCGTTATAGCGATCAGTTGAGGGCGTTTCAGTTAGTCGGTAGTAGCTATTCAGAATTAGAACTGAGTGAACCGCGAGTGTGGATGAATGACATTCAACTAGGTTTGGGATTGTGGCAAGGTGTTTATCAGGGAATTGATCGCGTCTGGTTGCGTTGGTATGATGCTGCTGGTAACTGGATTCTGACTCCTGAAGAACGAGAACGACAACGAGCTGAGCAAGAAAGTCAACAGCTTGAGCGAGAAAGACGACGGGTAGAAAGATTAACAGAACAATTGCGATCGCTTGGCGTTGAACCTGATTTGGATGATGAGGTTTAG
- a CDS encoding helix-turn-helix domain-containing protein, translating to MNISIYDVSGDIGKTLAELRKAAKKKQADIAESLNVAQSHVSRIEKGKLIPTNEEIEGYLSAIDTDEARDYLAFLKPWEILKRPSFRNPQRDELWKAETSLRELNQLISNDAPDLLKAQAQMYDKRVREEAEYLTSLKHSIAYVGSVGVGKTTAVCKLTGLIMPQEKNFLRQSILAVGSGRTTVCEVCIRPGAKFGIRVKLKSKDEIHKLVEDFCAAKRNIDKGNQENQLEVVSEEMQRLLLNMAGLQPESLAELIKQCDNADTLPLKFLELLKLPERTREEIEYDKTSNQTGIEWLKETFKLINYGRHKEFSVPQRIDVIVPDNVFQFSDYELEIIDTQGIDKTAIRRDLLGYLNDQRTLTVLCSRFKDAPDREIYDLLENLIKNGAKKTLKERVLILALPQNDEADNMMNYAGDPVNSTDEAYNLKREEVQTKLQPLLQSIEGIDIPIIFFNAKSEEDNPAKIANELIKKLDNLRDSYVKQLSSTVEAINVLIKNQKEQNARDAYKEVSESLKIFLKDYRNKPLPLWNVYTSLIEQMEKTPASTIRATMRRNGTWHKFDVYLHLGNKARSNAWSATRPAFYGLKELVKNMNHKPKLEPAYNFLSEILANWEVWHEEFLKYAEQIGEQIFRPTLVKSYIWAECAALEGAGFREQVIWKLRPWFKNPEQQHLHNFLKNRIEEAWQEKVLAQLEKLTDKGTEGD from the coding sequence ATGAATATCAGCATATATGATGTTTCGGGCGACATTGGGAAGACTCTGGCTGAATTGAGAAAGGCAGCGAAAAAGAAGCAAGCGGATATAGCTGAAAGCCTCAACGTAGCTCAAAGCCATGTCTCACGCATTGAGAAGGGGAAACTCATCCCCACTAACGAGGAGATTGAGGGATATTTGAGTGCTATTGATACGGATGAGGCACGGGATTATCTCGCGTTCTTGAAGCCTTGGGAAATTTTGAAGCGTCCCTCATTCAGGAATCCGCAGCGCGACGAGTTGTGGAAGGCAGAGACTTCTCTGCGAGAGCTAAACCAATTAATCTCTAACGATGCACCTGATTTACTCAAAGCTCAAGCTCAGATGTATGACAAGAGGGTTCGGGAAGAGGCAGAATATTTGACTTCTCTCAAACACTCGATCGCCTACGTGGGTTCCGTTGGTGTTGGTAAGACAACAGCAGTTTGCAAACTCACAGGGCTTATAATGCCCCAGGAAAAAAACTTTCTACGCCAAAGCATTCTTGCCGTAGGAAGTGGCAGGACAACAGTGTGCGAAGTTTGCATCCGACCTGGAGCGAAGTTCGGGATACGGGTGAAGCTTAAATCTAAAGATGAAATACACAAGTTAGTTGAGGACTTCTGCGCGGCTAAGAGAAATATCGATAAGGGAAATCAGGAAAATCAGTTAGAAGTAGTCTCTGAAGAAATGCAGCGCCTACTACTAAATATGGCAGGGTTGCAACCGGAGAGTTTAGCAGAGCTGATTAAACAGTGTGACAATGCAGATACTCTCCCCTTAAAGTTTTTAGAACTGCTAAAGCTCCCTGAAAGGACGCGAGAGGAAATTGAGTACGATAAAACATCTAATCAGACTGGCATCGAATGGCTTAAAGAAACCTTTAAGCTTATAAATTATGGTCGTCACAAAGAATTTTCTGTACCACAGCGGATCGATGTTATCGTTCCGGATAACGTCTTTCAGTTCTCTGACTATGAGTTAGAGATTATTGACACACAAGGTATAGATAAAACGGCAATCCGACGTGATCTATTAGGCTACCTAAACGATCAGCGTACCCTTACTGTATTGTGTTCCCGGTTCAAAGATGCACCGGACCGAGAGATATATGATCTCTTAGAAAACCTGATTAAGAACGGTGCAAAAAAGACATTAAAAGAGCGTGTTCTCATTCTCGCTCTTCCGCAGAATGATGAAGCAGACAATATGATGAATTATGCTGGCGACCCAGTAAATTCAACAGACGAGGCATATAATCTGAAACGTGAAGAAGTGCAGACTAAACTACAACCGTTACTACAAAGTATAGAAGGAATTGATATACCTATTATCTTTTTTAACGCCAAATCCGAAGAAGACAACCCCGCGAAGATAGCTAATGAGCTAATCAAGAAACTGGATAACTTACGAGATAGCTATGTTAAGCAATTGTCAAGCACAGTCGAGGCGATCAACGTCTTGATTAAAAATCAAAAGGAACAAAATGCACGGGATGCTTACAAAGAGGTCAGCGAGTCCTTGAAGATTTTTCTCAAGGATTACCGAAACAAACCACTGCCCTTGTGGAATGTATATACGAGCCTAATAGAACAGATGGAGAAGACGCCTGCAAGTACCATACGAGCAACCATGCGCCGTAACGGAACTTGGCACAAGTTCGATGTCTATTTACATCTCGGCAATAAAGCTAGGTCGAATGCTTGGAGTGCTACTCGTCCTGCTTTCTACGGATTGAAAGAATTGGTCAAAAATATGAACCATAAACCTAAGCTAGAACCTGCGTACAATTTTTTGAGTGAAATCTTAGCAAATTGGGAGGTATGGCACGAAGAATTCTTGAAATATGCAGAACAAATTGGTGAACAAATTTTTCGACCCACACTGGTAAAATCTTATATCTGGGCAGAATGTGCGGCTCTTGAAGGTGCAGGATTTCGAGAACAGGTCATCTGGAAGCTTAGACCGTGGTTTAAAAATCCTGAGCAACAGCACTTACACAACTTTTTAAAGAACCGCATCGAAGAAGCATGGCAAGAAAAAGTGTTGGCACAACTAGAAAAGCTCACGGATAAAGGTACAGAAGGGGACTAA